Proteins from a genomic interval of Antedon mediterranea chromosome 5, ecAntMedi1.1, whole genome shotgun sequence:
- the LOC140049264 gene encoding cholinesterase-like, producing the protein MLLVIVSAMLVTPCVLGVQSVFKPGLGTINGKTEWYNIGNNTFAEVDVFKGVPYASGERFQYAQLNTVEDDQVFNAMEFGYSCPQECKSIKEPAQEGYFGDMFGLYENTSEDCLTLNIYRPANLSGTYPVLIWIHGGAFISGAGSDYDGGTLSAYADVVVVTINYRLGAFGFLSLGDDTPVNMGLDDQSLAIKWVYDNIAAFGGDENKITLAGSGAGAESITYHMLKSQEEAYFQRAIAFSGVISDDKIITNPSEVAEYFISKVCPPPADDEDDDDEEKKLSLECLTELTFEDILRGPVIDEGDILAYFGPTADEEKATISDLLVTSNQAKEFDLLIGVTENDASVYVDYLKDVGEIDDGVSETVFSGIQSTISSFYDNAAELISLIISNTYTNWYDPDSDVSRLDELEELLNDWFYVKPATELNKARTVEDSRKTFYMVFDHKTTSSESSEAANSEMVPYVFGNPLKAGIGDLFTDGERLLSYKMMDYVKNFMYFNNPSYGLEEDWEPYTDDEEYLEISVDNIENNKRYRAENMAVWLDTIPSLIENQEKVIEEARYVDVLGSTLSIDEAEDVIVGLVFALIGLVALAFIIATIMLALRNKNSVVYDMENNDGKNEIPDPPIYTPPSTLQKPTAALMATPAMEETPTIENHNADPLPNYEEHIYDNQPVIAEMHQVPPEDDITTPRPVSFSTFSGTDSGVNDDDEQERPDSALAALDNAAYEDSP; encoded by the exons ATGTTGCTGGTAATAGTCTCAGCTATGTTGGTAACACCGTGTGTTTTAGGAGTACAATCAGTATTCAAGCCGGGGCTAGGAACCATCAACGGCAAGACCGAATGGTATAACATTGGGAATAACACGTTTGCAGAAGTCGATGTCTTTAAGGGTGTACCATACGCCAGCGGAGAGCGTTTTCAGTATGCCCAGCTTAACACAGTTGAAGATGATCAAGTATTTAATGCTATGGAGTTTGGATACTCTTGTCCACAGGAGTGCAAGAGTATAAAAGAACCAGCGCAAGAAGGTTATTTTGGAGATATGTTTGGCCTTTATGAAAATACCAGTGAAGACTGTTTAACGTTGAATATTTATAGACCTGCTAATTTGAGTGGAACATATCCCGTACTGATTTGGATACATGGAGGTGCATTTATATCTGGTGCTGGGTCTGACTACGATGGAGGTACTCTATCTGCTTACGCGGATGTTGTTGTAGTAACGATCAACTACCGTCTGGGGGCATTTGGATTCTTAAGTTTAGGTGATGACACTCCAGTAAATATGGGTCTTGATGATCAATCCCTGGCAATCAAGTGGGTTTATGATAACATTGCCGCTTTTGGGGGTGACGAAAACAAGATCACTTTAGCGGGATCGGGTGCAGGCGCCGAAAGTATCACTTACCATATGCTTAAAAGCCAAGAGGAAGCATACTTTCAAAGGGCAATTGCTTTTAGTGGTGTAATATCCGATGATAAGATTATAACGAATCCTTCCGAAGTGGCGGAATACTTTATTTCTAAAGTCTGTCCACCACCCGCTGATGAcgaggatgatgatgacgaaGAGAAGAAGCTCAGTTTAGAGTGTTTAACAGAGTTGACTTTTGAAGACATTTTACGGGGACCAGTTATTGATGAAGGTGATATTCTCGCATATTTTGGACCAACTGCAGACGAGGAGAAGGCAACTATTAGTGATCTGCTGGTGACGTCAAATCAGGCTAAAGAATTTGATCTTTTGATAGGTGTTACGGAAAATGACGCATCAGTTTATGTCGATTACTTGAAAGACGTAGGAGAAATTGATGATGGCGTGTCAGAAACCGTTTTCTCTGGCATTCAATCGACAATTTCTAGCTTCTACGACAACGCTGCTGAACTCATATCACTCATAATATCAAACACTTACACGAACTGGTACGATCCTGATAGTGATGTCTCCAGACTTGACGAATTGGAAGAACTCTTAAACGACTGGTTTTACGTCAAACCAGCAACGGAACTGAACAAAGCAAGAACAGTAGAAGATTCTAGAAAGACCTTCTATATGGTGTTTGATCACAAGACAACCTCGTCAGAGTCTTCAGAAGCTGCCAATAGTGAAATGGTTCCGTATGTCTTCGGAAATCCATTAAAAGCTGGTATTGGAGATTTGTTCACAGATGGAGAGAGACTACTTAGTTACAAAATGATGGATTATGTCAAGAACTTCATGTATTTCAA taACCCATCTTATGGATTAGAAGAGGATTGGGAACCGTATACTGATGATGAGGAGTACCTAGAAATTTCAGTCGAtaacattgaaaataataaaagatatcGAGCGGAAAACATGGCTGTCTGGCTTGACACTATTCCAAGTTTGATAGAAAACCAAGAAAAGGTGATAGAGGAGGCGAGGTATGTCGATGTTTTAGGATCGACGTTAAGTATCGACGAAGCCGAGGATGTTATTGTTGGTCTTGTGTTTGCTCTCATCGGTTTAGTGGCTCTTGCGTTTATTATTGCTACGATAATGCTAGCGTTACGAAATAAGAACTCCGTTGTTTACGACATGGAGAACAATGATGGTAAAAACGAAATACCTGATCCACCGATTTACACCCCTCCATCGACGCTACAGAAACCAACCGCAGCACTTATGGCAACACCAGCAATGGAAGAGACGCCTACTATTGAAAATCACAACGCGGACCCACTCCCGAATTACGAGGAACATATATACGATAACCAGCCAGTGATTGCGGAGATGCATCAGGTACCGCCAGAAGACGACATCACAACTCCGCGTCCGGTATCGTTTTCTACTTTCTCAGGAACGGATTCAGGAGTTAACGACGACGACGAACAAGAACGACCAGACAGTGCGCTGGCTGCTCTTGATAATGCAGCGTACGAAGATTCACCTTAA